The Natronosporangium hydrolyticum nucleotide sequence CTCGATGATCCGCAGCAACCGGTCCCGGATCGGCGCGGCGACCCCGTAGCGGTCCAGCCCTTCGTACGCCTTCGGGAGCAACCGCTCCAGCACCAGGTCGCTAACCGGGAGTTCGCCGAGCCGGGGCCAGTGCACTAGCGCGGTGATGCCGTGTCGGGAGGCGGTGTGGAAGTTCTCCTCGGCGTCGGAGAAGGTCAGCTGGCTCCAGATCGGACGATCTTCCTCGGCGAGGGTCCGGGTGAGCCCGAAATAGAAGGCGGCGTTGGCCAGGAGGTCGACCACCGTCGGCCCGGACGGCAGGACCCGGTTCTCCACCCGCAGGTGCGGGCGGCCCGCCATGACGTCGTAGATTGGCCGGTTCCAACGGTAGACGGTGCCGTTGTGCAGCCGAAGTTCGCCGAGCCGGGGCACCCCGCCGGTGTGTAGGACCTCGACCGGGTCCTCGTCCTCACAGATCGGCAACAGCGGCGGAAAGTACCTGACGTTCTCCTCGAAAAGATCGAAGATCGAGGCGATCCACCGCTCGCCGAACCACGCCCGAGGTCGTACTCCCTGCGCCTTGAGTTCGTCCGGCCGGGTGTCGGTGGACTGTTCGAACAGCACGATCCGGGTCTCGTGCCAGAGCCGCCGACCGAACAGGTACGGCGAGTTGGCGCCCACCGCGACCTGGGCGGCCGCGATCGCCTGGGCGGCGTTCCAGTAGCTGGCGAAGGTCTCCGGCGCCACCTGCAGGTGGCACTGCACGCTGGTGCCGGCCGCCTCGGGGCCGATCGACTCGGTGGTCGCCTGTAGCCGTTCCACGCCGCGGATGTCGAGCGCGATGTCCTCGCCCCGGGCGGCGACGATCTGTTCGTTCAGCAGTCGGTACCGAGGGTTGGGCGAGAGATTTTCGAGCACCGTGTGCGCCGGGGTTAGGGTCGGCAGGATGCCGATCATGAGCAGGCTGGCGTCCACCTTGGCGGCGCGCTGGTCGGCGCGGCCGAGGCTGTCGGCGAGGTCTGCCTCGTAGGCGGCGAGTCCGTCGCCCTCGATCAGCCGGGGCCGGGCGTTGAGCTCAAGGTTGAACTGCCCGAGCTCGGTCTGGAAGGTGGGGTCCGCGAGGCTGGCGAGGACCTCGGCGTTGCGCATCGCTGGTTGGGCGTCACCGTCGATCAGGTCGAGTTCGATCTCCAGCCCGGTCATCGGCCGTTCGGTGTCGAAGCCGAAGGCGTCCAGCATCAGCGCGAACACGTCGAGGCACCGGCGGACCTTCAATCGATACCGGGTGCGGTCTTCCCGGGAGAAGGCCAGCGGCTCGACATCCTTGCCCATGAGGCCTCCGGCTGCGTTCGGTGGTGGCGTCTCTACGGTAGGGAACCAGAGGCTGATTCGGCTAGTCGAGAACTTATTTGACTGATCAATTATCGATTGGTCAAGAGTTGGTACGATCTGGCGATGGAAGCCGAGCTGTACGACGACGAGCGAATCACCGCATTCGGCCTCTTCGCGGAGGTCTATACCGGGCTGGTGACCCGCTTCTCGGCGCAGCTGGCTGAGCATGGGCTGGCGCTGATCGAGTTCGAGGTGCTGGTCAGACTGGCCCGCACTCCTGCGCAGCAGCTGCGCATGACCGAGCTGGCCGGCCAGGTGGCGCTCACCACCAGCGGGATCACCCGGGTGGTCGACCGACTCGAACGCGAGGACCTGGTTCGTCGCCGGCCCTGCCCCGAAGACCGGCGCGGCTCCTGGACGGCGCTCACCGCCACCGGCCAAAGCCGGCTCAGTGCGGCCCTCCCCGACCACCTGGCCCTGCTGGATCGGCACTTCACCGGCCACTTCTCGGCGGCGGAGCGGACCCAGCTGGTGGTCCGGCTCCGGGAGATCCGCGACGAGGTCCATCCCGCTGCCCGACCCGCCTCGCCCGGACCACAGAACCGGACCGGCAGAACCAGCGGCAGAAACCGTGACCGACCCGGGAGTCCGCCGGAGTTTCCCGACAAATCACCCAGCACTGCTCGCTAGGCTTCGCAACCGGGAGGACCCAGCGGGTCATTCGGGCGAATCCCCTGGGGACGGGGTGGCGGAGCGAGGTGACGCTGGGGGGCTAGCGCACCCCTCGCCCGCCACCCGCTCCCATCTGCCCGGGGCGAGGTCCCCAGCGAGCCCGCTGAGGGGGTGTGCCGGCGGCTCCGCCGCCGGCACACCCCCTCAGCTCTTCTCGAACCCAACCCCGGGTCGAGCTACCATCCCGCGCACTGGCCCGAGCGCGGCCCGTGCCCGGAGTTGGGCACCCCGCCATCGACCGGTGCCGGGTCATTCCCACGGCAGTGCAGCAGCCCGGTAATGGTGTTCCCGGAGATCACGATCGGCTCGGCACCGGTCTGGTTACCGGCCACCGTCACCGGCCCGGCGATCCGGTTGCCGGCCAGCTCGACCAGTCCGGTGGCGCCCGCGATCGTCACCGGTCCGCTGACCTCGGTGTCGTCCCACTGCACCACCACGGCATCGGTCACCGACACCGGACCACGCACCACCGCACCGGTCGCGATCAGCGACCCGCCGTCCCGTACCGTCAGCGGACCGAAGACCTCCGCACCCTCGGTGAGGCAGAGCGTCTCCCCGGATACGGTCAGCGGCCCGGTGTGCCGGCCATCGATCGTCCGGTCGCAGTCCGGCCCGCCGTCGTCGGCCGCCACCAGCCTGGCCACCCCCCACCGGGAGGTGTCCTGGTAGGACTGGCCGGTCGGGTCGTGCCAGTTGTGCACCGAGGTCCGCGACCCGTCGGTGGCGTCGTTGATCTGCAGTTCCAGACCCACGAACGAGCCGGGCTCGGGCTCCATCGTGTTCAGCTCGACCGACGCCTCGATCCGGTAGCCACCGTCGACCACGGCGGTCTCGCTGGTCAGGTTGTCCCCGATCACATCGAGCATGCCGTTGATGGTCTGGTGATTCTCGAAGTTGATCCGGTACTGGCCGTCGTCGGCCTGGTAGGGACCGCTCTTCGTGTTGTTGGGGTCCACGAAGATCTCGATCGAGTCCTGCTCCCAGGAGTTGGAGTTGCTGGCGTCCAGGTGTGGATCGGCCACCTCCGCGAGCAGGTAGAGCCGGTCGTCGTCCCACAGCAGCCGTACCTCCGCCTGGGCGCCGTCGGCCGAGCCCTCCACCAGCACCTCGGTAGCCACGCTCGGCGCGGTCTCCCAGACCGGGTCGATCTCACCGTCGATCACCGGCGCGGTGTCGGCGAACGGCACGTCCACGTGCCGCAACGGCTCGATCAGGCTCAGCGTCCCCCACCGGGAGGTGTCGCTGTCCTGTTCGTGGCTCTGGTCGCTCCACGAGAGCTGCTCGCCGGTGGCCCCGTCGGTGACCCGGATGTCGAAGCCGACCTCCCGGCCCTGCTCGCCATCGGTAACCAGCGGCAGCGCCGCCTCCAGCTGGTATCCGGTGTCGGTCGCCAGCACCTCGGCCACCGCGCCGTCCCCGGTTACCGTGCCGTCCCGTTCGACCGTGTAGTGGGCGTCACCTTCCTGGTAGTCGCCGGCCTTGGCGTTGCTGTCATCGACGTACAGCTCCACCCGGTCACCCGAGTCGGCCACCTCGTCGGTCACCTCCGCCAGCACGTACAGGTGCTCGGTGTCCCACCGGACCTGGAATCCAGTCTCGCCGCCGGGCGTCAACGCCGTGTCCGGTAGCAGCTGCCAACCGAGTTCCCGCTCCCCGTCCACCTCGACGGTGTCCCCGGGGACATTCAGCGACTGCGGGAAGTGGGGCAGCTGGTCCGGATCGACCACACCCCAGTACGCCGGCTTGGACTGCAGCTGGTCGTCGAAGAAGAGCGGCGCCTCGTGTGGCCGGTCCACCGGCCAGGTCCGCAGCCAGCTCCGGCCGTCGTGCAGGCCCCAGGCGGTGACCTGGGTCAACACATCGTCGTAGGCCCGGAGCACGTCGAACAGATCCCGGAAGTAGTACCCCTGCCGGACCAGCCGCTCCGGCGGCGCGGTCGGCAGCGACTCCTCGGCGGTCTGGGAGATGCTGACGTCCAGCTCGGTGACGGCCTGCTGCACCGGAAGTTCCCGGAAGCGTTCCAGGGTGTCTTCCACCATGGCGACCGGCCGGACCAGGTTCAGGTGCAGCTGGTGCCCCACCCCGTCGAGCGGAACTCCCGCGTCGAGCAGGTCGGAGACCACCTGGAACATGGCTTCCCGCTTGGCCGGGAACTCGGTGTTGTAGTCGTTGAGGTAGAGCTGCACGTCCGGGCCGAAGGCATCCCGGGCGAAGTGGAACGCGTGGGCAAGGTAATCCGGTCCGAGGATCCGGTACCACTCACTGCGCCGGAGCCCGTCGTCCTGACTCTCGTCGATCGCCTCATTGACCACGTCCCAGGCCCACATCCGGTCGCCGTAGCGCTCGGCGACCGCCTCGATGTGGGTCTGCATCCGGTCCAGCAGCAGCTGCTGGTGCTCCGGGCTGTCGGTCAGCGGGTTGCCATCGGCATCCTCGAAGACCCAGTCCGCGGTCTGGCTGTGCCACACCAGCGTGTGCCCGTATACCCGCAGGTCATGGTCGTCGGCGAAGGCGACCAGTTCGTCGGCCGCGTCGAAGGTGAAGGTGCCCTCGACCGGCTGGATCTCCTCCGGCTTCATGTGGTTCTCGGCGGTGATCCCGTCGAAGTGTCGCAGCAGCAGCTCCGCCGAGGGGTCGCTGGTCTCCCGGGCATCGATCGCGGCGCCGAGCGGGAAGTGCTCGGCGAGCTCCTCATGCAGCGACGAGATGTCTTCGACCTCCGGCGGGGTCACCCCGGTGAGGACGAAGTCGTCGAGATGGAAGTCGACCAGCGCCTCGTTGGACTCGGCGTAGATGGTGAACGCGTCCGCCTCCCCCGCGGGAGTCCAGACCGCGCTGACGGTGGTCCACTCGTCTGCGGTGACCGTCGCGTTCGGGGTGAGGTTGGTGAAGCTGGAGTCGCCATCGGCGTCGGTCTGCAGGCTGAGCCGCAGGCTGGCTGGGTCTTCGCCATCGGCGAGCCGCAGCGCGGCGGAGATGCCGTAGCTGGCCCCCGGGGTCACATACTCGGTGACGTCGAGCGCCGGGCCGTGCCAGGTTTCGTCGCGTTCGCGCACGCCCAGGCTCCACTCGCCGCTGGCGGCGACGCCCTGCACGGCCTCGACCTGCTCGGTGTCGCGCGCCACCCAACCCTCGGTGGTGCCGCTCTCGAAGTCGGTGCCGATCAACACCTGGTCGGGCAGTTCGGTGGTGGTGATCCGGACGTCGTCCAGGTAGAACGAGACGGTCTGGTCCGGGCTCTCCACATAGAGTTCGAGCTCGTCGTTGACCGAGCTGCTGAACTGGTAGCTGCCGGCGAGGCGCACCCACTCGTCGCCGGTGGCTACGACGTCGGAGTCCACCCGCTCATACTCGGTGTCGCCGCCGGCGGGTCGCCGTTGCACGGTCAGGTGCAGGTCGGCCGCGTCCGCGTCGGCCAACCGCACGTACGCCTCGACCTGGTAGGTGATGTCGGGCTGCAGGATTTCCCGCAGGTCCCGGCCGGGCCCGTGCCAGTCGGCGTCGCGGCCGGTGGTGAGCAGGCTCGCTGCTCCGGTGTGTGCTTGGGCGGTGCTGATCTCGACTTCGGCGTCGCCCCGGCCGAACCAGCCGTCCGTCGCGTCGTCCTCGAAGTCGCTGGCCAGTACCACTACCTCGGGGTCAGGAGTCTCGGCGAGCGCGGAACCGGCCGGCACCCCCGCTAATCCCGTCCCCAGCAGACCGAGCACGCCGATGGTGGCTACGGTCCCCCTGCGTCTCATGGGTTCTCCTCTCGGAGCCGATGGTTGCCGGCCCAATTTCCCGGAAGTTTCGGAAAGTTTCGGCAATGTTGTCCGGAAGATATCTGGCGCGGTGTGACGAGGTCAACAGTTGACGCCCACCGATCCGTACGGAGGGGGTAGTACGCCCCAATCGCACCGAGAATTTCTCCGGCCCACCGCTGCCGCTGGCGGAGCCCGCGGCTGACTGCCCTACGCTGGGGAGCCATGACTTCGACGATCTCGTTCGCCCGTGGTGCCCCGTCGACCGACATCGTTGACGTAGCCGGACTCTCCGAGGCGGCTACCGAGGCGTTCGCCGCCGACCCGGCCGGCATGGTCGGCTACGGCACGTCGCTGGGCTACCTGCCGTTGCGGCAGTGGCTCGCCCAACGACACGGAGTCGCCGTCGACCAGGTGCTGATCACCAACGGGTCGATGCAGGCCGACGCGTTCCTCTTCGACCAGGTGGTGGGCGAGGGGACCGACGTGGTGGTGGAGCGCCCGACCTACGACCGCACCCTGCTCCGGCTGACCGGGTCCGGGGCCCGGGTCCACCAGGTCACCCTGCAGGCGGACGGGATCGACGTCGCCGAGCTGAAGTCGCTGCTCGCCAGCGGGGTCCGGCCACGCCTCGCCCATATTATTCCGAACTACCACAATCCTGGCGGAGTGACGCTCTCGCTGGCCAAGCGCCACGAACTGCTGGCGCTCGCGGCCGAGTACGGGTTCACCATCTTCGAGGACGACCCGTACGTCGAGATCCGGTTCCGGGGCGAGCCGTTGCCCTCGATGCTCTCGCTCGACCAGCACGGATCGGTGGTGCACGCCTCCAGCTTCACCAAGACCGTCTGCCCCGGCGTCCGGGTCGGCTACCTGGTGGCGCCGGCCGAGACGATCGCCGCGATCGCCGCGGCGGCGACCCAGACCTACATCTCGCCCGGCATGGTGGCGCAGGCGATCGTCTATCACTTCTGTGTCTCCGGCCGGTGGGAACGGTCGATCGAGACCGTCCGGACGGCGCTGGCGCGCCGGTCGGCCCTGCTCGCCGATGAGCTGCGCAAGCAGCTACCGGAGGCCAAGTTCCAGGAGCCGGACGGGGGCTACTTCCTGTGGATCGACCTACCGGGCGACGTGCCGGCCGATCGGCTGGTAGCGGCCTGCGCCGACCGCGGCGTGGCGGTGGTGAAGGGCAGCGACTTCCTGCTCTCCGGTGGGGACACCTCGCTACGCCTCGCCTACTCGGCGGTTACTGAGGATCAAATCCCGGAGGGCGTCGAGCGACTCGCGGCAGCCGTCCACGAAGTACGGCGCTGAGCACTGACTCTTACCGAGAGTTATCTACTTTCTACAGAAAGTTGTGACGATTACTCGCGGTCAGGGGTTCCCAACTGGGCGCGGGATGGAACAGAATACCCACAGACATGACACCCGCCCCCCAAAAAGGCGCCGGGTGGGCCGTTCGCACCCCACCCCCCCCCGCAGCGGTCGGTCCACCCGGCGCCCCACATCTTGGGCCTAGCGGGGGGGACCGGTCCCCCCGCTACATCTCTCCACAGCGGCCCGCGCCGCCACATCTCTCCACAGCGGCCCGCGCCGCTACATCTCTCCACAGCGGCCCGCGCCGCTACATCTCTCCACAGCGGCCCGCGCCGCTGGCGCAATCACGTCGCCGGCAGCTCCTCCGCCGGCGTCGCGTCGTACTCCTCCCACTCCTGCTCCCGGCTGCGGCGCACCGCCGCCGCTACCACCACCCCGACCGCCACCCCGCCGGCCAGCAACCCGACCAGCGCCGGCCACCGGCGGCGACCCTGGTCGGGTTGGCCACCGCCGAGCTTGCGCTTCGCGTCCCGCTTCCGGCTCCGCTTCGAATCGCCCACGGCCGCCTCGCTGAGGGGCGCGAGCGCGGCCCGGGTCGAATCCCACCCGTCGGAGGCCACGGTGCGGACCCGCTGCGCGGCCGGCGCCATCCGGGGGCCGACGGTGGCGCGTACCCCGCCCGCGGCGTGGCCGGCAGCCCGCAGCGCGTGATCCAGCGACTCGCCGAGCTCGACCCGAGCGAGTTCGGCATGCCTAGTTTCCTGCTTACGTCGCAACACTGTATGTACCTCCTGGCTGTGCTTCCGCCTCCCCGCGGCGGGCTGATTCCCCGGCCATCCTCTCTTGTCCCACGCCGCCGCACCGGCGAAACACGTCACATGGGAGGACTTGCCGGTACCTGACCTTCACACTTGAGGTGGTTCCGTGGCGACCTCTGCCACCCTGCACACCAGCGCAGGCGAAGCGCGATCCGGCTCAACCTGTTCCCGAACCACGCGCCGGAGACCGTCAAGAACTTCACCGCACTCGCCACCGGCGGTCGGACTACGTGGACCCCGGACCGGCCAGCCCGGGTAGTGGACGCGATCGCGACCACTGCGACCGACCGCAACGACCGGCCGCGTACCGACGTGGTCATCGAACGGGTCGAGGTCGGCTGATACCCGACCGGCCATTGCCCGCGGGAGCGGCCAGCGACGGCTGGACACGTTAGGGTAGCGGCGTGAGCCAGCCGACCATCCCGGTCTGTTACCGGCACCCGTCGCGCGAGACCTACCTGCGGTGCAGCCGCTGCGACCGCCCGATCTGCCCGTCGTGCATGAACGACGCGGCGGTCGGTCACCACTGCCCGGACTGCGTCGCCGAGGGGCGGCGCAGCCAACGCTCCGCTCGCACCGCCTTCGGCGGCACCCAGGCCGGCAGGCACGGGCACGTCACCATCGCGCTGATCGCGCTCAACGTCGCGGTCGCCGCGATGGTGCTGGTGATCGGAGGCACCCAGTCCGCTGCCGCGGGCGGCTGGGGCGGCCTACTCGGTGGGCTGACCCCTGCCCACCTATGGGGTGGTCTACAGCCCGGCCCACAGATCTGGACCGAGATCGTCGGGGACCGGCTGCTGCGGGGCACCGGTGGGGTCGCCGAGGGCGAGTATTACCGCCTGCTCACCTCGATGTTCCTGCACTACGGCGTGTTCCACCTGGCGCTCAACATGTTCGCACTGTGGGTGGTCGGCGGGGTGCTGGAACCCCTACTCGGGCGGCTCCGGTTCCTGGCCCTCTACCTGGTCTCCGGGATCGGCGGCGGGGTGGCGACCTACCTGTTCGCGAGCATGGGCACCGTCGCGGCGGGCGCGTCCGGCGCGGTGTTCGGGCTGTTCGCGGCCTTCTTCATCATCATGCGCCGGCTCGGCCGGGACACGTCGATGATCACCATGATCCTGGTGGTCAACTTGATCCTCACCTTCGTGATCCCGCAGATCTCGATCTGGGGCCACCTGGGCGGGTTGGTAACCGGCGGGTTGGTGGCGCTGGGGCTCGCCTACGCACCCCGACAACACCGCAACCCGATCCAGCTCGCCACCATCGTCGGGATCGTGGTCGTGCTCACCGCGCTGACCATCACCCGCACCCTGCTGCTGACCTAAGCCGACACGGGCCGATGATCCGTCCGGGCCGATCCGCCTCGGGGTGGACGGCTCGCCCGGCGGCACCCGGTGGTCGCGAAGCAAGGTTGTGCATTCGTTGTCGCACCAACAGCAACAGATGTTCATGCTCGCCCGGCTAGCGGTCCCGGCCATCATCATGGTGATGAGCTGGCTGCCCACACAGCCGCCCCGTCACTATGATCTTGGCAGTACGCCGGACTGAGCTAGGGGCGGGCTTCGGCTCGGATCGAGGTGAGCTCAGCGACCACCTCGTCCAGGTCGGCGTCGAGGTCGTACCGGCTGAACAGGTAGAGCTGCTCGCCAGTGTCCACCTCCAGCATCCGGGAGTGACGCCGGGCATCGACCCGGATCCGTTCGACCTCGGACCACGTCACCCGGTGCTGGCGGGCGAAGCCGGAGAGCATGGTGAGACCGTCCGGGTCGGCGGTGAGCCGTACCGGTGCGATCAGGTCGCGGGCGGCCCAACCGATCAGCCCGACCACTGCGGCGATGGCGAGGGCGTACTGCCACCATTGGCCGCTGGCGAGCACGCCGGGCGCCGCCACCGCCGCTAGCAGCGCCGCGACCACCAGCTTTCCGATCGGCACCTTGCGCGGCACCCGCCAGTCGCGCTGCAACGTCGTCACCCCGTCACCCTAGGCCAGAGCGGGTACCGGCGGAAAGCGGCTAGCATGGGAGGAACCAGAGGTTACCGATGAGTAGTGTCGGTAGTGCGGGCGGTCGGCGAGCGGAACAGGAGTGACAGGTTGATGCGAGATGCGGTGATCGTCGCAGCGGTGCGCACGCCGGTCGGGCGCCGTAAGGGCGGGCTGGCGCAGCGGCACCCGGTGGACCTCTCCGGGGAGCTGCTCGGCGCGCTCGCCGCGCGTGGCGGGTTCGATCCGGTCGCTGTCGACGACGTGATCTGGGGCTGCGTCGGGCAGGTCGGCGAACAGTCGAACAATGTCGGCCGCAGCGCCGTGCTCGCCGCGGGCTGGCCGGAGTCGGTCGCCGGCACGACCGTCGACCGCCAGTGCGGCTCCAGCCAGCAGGCGGTCCACTTCGCCGCCGCCGCGGTGATCTCCGGCCAGGCCGATCTAGTGGTGGCGGGCGGAGTCGAGTCCATGACCCGGGTGCCGATGGGCGCCAACGTGGCCGACCAGCAGCCCTTTGGAGCCGACATCCGGGCCCGCTACCGGGGCGCCGACGGGTTCGACAGCGACGCGGTGGTGCCCTTTAATCAGGGGGTCGGTGCGGAGATGATCGCCGCCCGGTGGCGGCTGCCGCGCACCCAACTGGACGAGTTCGCGCTCGGCAGCCACCAGCGGGCCGCGGCGGCGCAGGATCAGGGTGAGTTCGCCGCCGAGATCGCCCCGGTCGCCGGGGTCACCGACGATGAGGGCATCCGCCGGGACTCTTCGCTGGCGAAGCTCGGTGAGCTGGCAACCCCGTTCGACCCGAAAGGGGTGGTGACCGCCGGCTCGGCCTCCCAGATCTCCGACGGCGCCGCGGCGCTCGCGATCACTACCAGCGACTGGGCGCTGGCGCACGGGCTGCGGCCGCTGGCCCGGATCCACACCGCGGTGGTCGCCGCCGACGACCCGGTGATCATGCTGACCGCGGTGCTGCCGGCGACCGCGAAGGCCCTGCAACGGTCCGGCCTGCGCCTCTCCGACATCGACGTCTACGAGGTGAACGAGGCGTTCGCGCCGGTGCCGCTGGCGTGGCTGGCCGAGACCGGCGGCGACCCCGCCCGCCTCAACCCGCGCGGTGGCGCGATCGCGCTCGGCCATCCGCTGGGAGCCTCCGGCGCCCGGCTGATGACCACCCTGCTGCACTACCTACGGGATCACGAGCTGCGGTACGGGCTGCAGACGATGTGCGAGGGCGGCGGCATGGCCAACGCCACGATCCTCGAACGACTCGACTGATCACAGTATGTGACGCGATCGTGACGTCACGGCCGGCGTGGCGGTTCGTTAGAAGGGTATGGACGTGTTCTCGCGTACCTTCCTTCCCGCCACATCAGAGGCCGGGCTGGCGATTCCGGTCGTCAGCCGGCACATGCCGGTGCTTCGCCGGTGTGTCACACCGGAAGAGACGACCGTGCTCGTCACCCGCTGCCAACGCCCCGCCACCCCCATGGCCGGGGCGTTTCTGTTGCTGCTGACCAACCGCCGACTGGTCATCTCCCGCGAGGGGCGGCTGCTGCGCCGGGCGCAGTTGCACCTGTCGGCACCGCTCCGGGAACTGACCAACGTGATCTGGATCTCGGACGAACGAGCGCCGGCGATCGAGCTAGCCGTTACCGGCGTCGATGGGATCCGGGAACGGTTCTGGATCCCGCTGCCCGACCAGTTCCGGGTGCGGCACGTCGACGCGCTGCTCAGTCACGCGTTCCGACCCCGCACCGGCGAGGCCACACCGTACTATCCGGCGCCCCGGTCGGCCCGCGGTCGGACCTCGACCCGGACGCTGGCGCCGACCTGAGCAGACAGACACGCCCGGTCGGCAGCCCGGCAGTGTTGATCTGCTGTGGTCGGCGTGTAACCCTGAGATAGATGCCGCCACACTCACACCTCCTGCTGACGGGCGCCACCGGCTTCTTGGGCCAGGCACTGCTGGAGCGGGTGCTCACCAGCTACCCGGAGACCCGGGTCACCCTGCTGATCCGGGGCCGCGGCAGCGCCTCGGCCGGGGACCGGCTGACGAAGCTGCTCCGCCGGCCGGTCTTCGCGACCTGGCGCGAACGGGTCGGCGAGGAGCAGGCCGCGAAGATCGTCGCCGACCGGGTGACGGTGCTCGATGCCGAGCTTGGCAGCGCCGAACTGGCGCTGCCGGGCGACCTGACCGCGGCGATCCACGCCGCCTCCACGGTCTCATTCGACCCGCCGATCGACGACGCGTTCCGGACCAATGTGCAGGGTGTGGTCGACCTCTACCAGGCGATCCGCCAGCTCGACCAACCACCCCACGTGGTGCACGTCTCCACCGCCTACGTGGCCGGCACCCGCCGCGGCAGCGTCCCGGAGGAGTCGCTGGACCATCAGGTGGCGTGGCGGACCGAGCTGGCCGCCGCCAGCGGCGCCCGGGACCGGGTGGAGCAGGATTCCCGGCGCCCCGAGGTGCTGCGCCGGGCGCTCGCTACGGCCCGGCGGGAACACGGCAAGGCTGGGCCGCAGTCGACCGCCGCCGCGGCCGAGCAGTGGCGCCGCGAATGGGTCGACCGGCAGCTGATCGAGTATGGCCGGCTACGCGCACAGACCTTGGGTTGGCCCGATGTCTACACGCTGACCAAGGCGCTCGGGGAGCGAGCCGCTGAGGAGCTACTCACCGGCGTGGCACCGCTGTCGGTGGTGCGGCCGGCGATCGTGGAGAGCGCGCTGCGCCACCCGTACCCGGGGTGGATCGACGGGTTCAAGATGGCCGACCCGCTGATCATCGCCTTCGGCCGGGGGGTGCTGCCGGAGTTCCCGGGCCTGCCCGACGGGGTGCTCGACGTCATCCCGGTCGACCTGGTGGTCAACGCCACCATCGCCGCCGCGGCGGCGCCGCCGCCGGTCGCCGAACC carries:
- a CDS encoding acetyl-CoA C-acyltransferase, translating into MRDAVIVAAVRTPVGRRKGGLAQRHPVDLSGELLGALAARGGFDPVAVDDVIWGCVGQVGEQSNNVGRSAVLAAGWPESVAGTTVDRQCGSSQQAVHFAAAAVISGQADLVVAGGVESMTRVPMGANVADQQPFGADIRARYRGADGFDSDAVVPFNQGVGAEMIAARWRLPRTQLDEFALGSHQRAAAAQDQGEFAAEIAPVAGVTDDEGIRRDSSLAKLGELATPFDPKGVVTAGSASQISDGAAALAITTSDWALAHGLRPLARIHTAVVAADDPVIMLTAVLPATAKALQRSGLRLSDIDVYEVNEAFAPVPLAWLAETGGDPARLNPRGGAIALGHPLGASGARLMTTLLHYLRDHELRYGLQTMCEGGGMANATILERLD